The Mangrovibacillus cuniculi sequence TTCACTGTCAAATCGCTTCCATCTAGCTGAAATAATACTTGTAAAGCTTTAGTCCGTGCTTCTCTTCTTTTCATAAATGAACTCCTTTTAGTCCTACTTTTACGTGTATTTGTTCACTAAGTTAGTTTTATAAATCAAATAATAACACAGAAGGCGAAACATTCACAGAAATTCTAACGAAATAAACGGAAATTGGTTTATTAACATCTAATTTAATTACATTTTTCTGAAAAATGTTCGCAATTTAATAAACTAGTTAACTAAACAATAAAGAGGTTGGAGCAAAACATATGTCGTTTTGCTCCAACCTCTATGAACCATTCTATCTTATATAGAATCGATTTCTTGTGGTTCTATCTTCTGGTTTTCAAATTGAACACCAACTACATGTACGTTAACTTCTGTAGCTTCAAGTGCAGTCATGTTTGATAGTGCTTGACGAACATTATCTTGAATTTTTTGCGCCACAGTCGGGATAGAAACCCCAAACATCATAGAACAGTATACATCAATAGAAATCCCATCTTCTGTAAGCTCTACCTTAACGCCTTTACCATGATTTTTCTTACCTAGTCTTTCTACAACACCAGCTGCAAAGTTACCGCGCATTTGCGCAACTCCTTCAATCTCAGATGCTGCAATTCCAGCGATTACTTCAATAACCTCTGGTGCAATTTCAACTTTTCCAAGACTATTTTTATCGTGACCGATATCTAGTACATGATTCGTTTCTGCCATTTTGGCACCCCCATTAATTACTTTTCATCACATCATATGTTTCAAGGAACTTCGTATTAAAGTCTCCCTCAACAAATACCTCATGTTCTAATAAACGCAAGTGAAAAGGAATCGTTGTATGAACACCTTCAATAACAAATTCCCCTAGAGCACGTTTCATTCTTGCAATTGCTTCTTCACGAGTATCACCGTAAGTAATAACTTTAGCAATCATAGAATCATAATAAGGTGGAATAGTATACCCAGGATATGCCGCAGAATCCACTCGCACACCTAACCCACCAGGAGGAAGATATAGATCGATCTTTCCAGCGGATGGCATAAAGTTTTTCTCTGGGTTCTCTGCGTTTATTCTACATTCAATTGACCAACCCGTAAAGGTAACATCATCTTGCTTCATACTTAGCGGTATGTTAGAGGCTACACGAATTTGTTCCTTAATTAAATCTACACCAGTAACCATTTCTGTTACGGGATGTTCCACTTGGATACGTGTGTTCATCTCCATGAAATAAAATGTAGACTCACGATGGTCATATATAAATTCTACCGTTCCTGCACCAGAATATGCAACTGCTTTTGCTGCTTTTACAGCTGCATCTCCCATTTCAGCTCTTTTTTTAGGGGTAATAGCTGGAGATGGCGTCTCTTCTAGTAGCTTTTGAAGACGACGTTGAATGGAACAATCACGTTCACCTAAGTGAATAGCGTTACCGAAGTTATCTGCTAAAACTTGAATTTCTACATGTCGGAAATCCTCAATATATTTTTCTAAATAAAGACCTGGATTACCAAATGAAGTCATCGCTTCTTGTTGCGTAACTTTCATACCCTTCTCAAGCTCCGTTTCTGTTCTTGCTACACGGATACCTTTCCCTCCACCACCAGCTGTGGCTTTAATAATGACAGGGTAGCCAATTCTTTCTGCAATTCTTTTGGCATCATCCACATCTTGAACTAATCCGGTGGAACCAGGAACGATTGGTACTCCCGCTTCTTTCATTGTTTCTCTAGCGATATCTTTTGTCCCCATCTTGGTAATTGCCTCTGGAGATGGTCCTATAAAGGTAATATTACAATCGCGACAAATCTCAGCAAAGTCAGCATTCTCAGCTAAGAATCCATAACCGGGGTGGATTGCATCACAATCTGTTAATTTAGCAACACTAATAATATTTGTCGTGTTTAGGTAGCTGTCTTTAGAGGCTTTAGGTCCAATACAATACGCCTCATCTGCTAACTGTACATGAAGTGCATCTCGATCCGCTTCGGAAAATACCGCTACCGATTCTATTCCAAGCTCTCTACAAGCACGAATAATACGAACCGCGATTTCCCCACGATTAGCAATTAATACTTTTCTAATCACTGGTTCTCCTCCTTATGTAAGTCGGTTTAAGTTTCCTATTATATTGGTCTAACAGAGAATAATTGTTGACCATACTCTACTAGTTGGCCATCTTTCACTAATACTTCCACAATTTCTCCTTCTACTTCCGCTTCAATTTCATTAAATAGTTTCATAGCTTCGACAATACAAACAACGGAATCTTTTGTTACTTTAGATCCTGCTTGTACATATGGTGGTGTGTCTGGTGATGATGCTTGATAGAACGTTCCAACCATTGGCGAAGTGACATACTGTAAGTTTTCTACTTTTTCATTTACAGGTTCTACTGCTACTTTTTCTAAAGCTGCAACCGACTTCTCTTGAGTTGGAGCTACTTGTGATGTAGTTTGTGGCACTGCTGTTGGAGCAGAAACTTGCACTGGAGCAGGATTTTCCGCAACTTGTACAGCACCATTTACTTTTTTCATCTTTATGGATGTTCCATTTTGTTCAAGTTCAAATTCATGAATAGTTGATTCGTCAATTAATTTTATCATTTCTCTAATTTCTTGTATTTTTAGCACAGTCTTGTACTCCCCTTCCAACATTATGACTAGCTACTAATATGATACGATAACACCTAGTCTAAATTCAATCTTTTTGTGGTATGACCACCTATTTTATTCTACAATACATTTCGGTAAACGCTACCAAAATTCCTGCTTTATCATGAATTTTCAAGGTTAATTAACAAAATTTCTGATTGGTGGACTTTAAAGATAACAGAAAAACAGATGGTTCTTGCAGAGACCCATCTGTTTTTCGTCATGTATGAAATTAAGGTTATTGACCTCTTAGATGAGGCTTCTTCTCTCCATCCTAGGGATTAGAGAAGAAACCAGTGACAAATTTGACCTGTCTAGCTTCTAATGCAAAACTGTTCGTTTTTCTTTATTCCGCATCCGGCTGGAACACTACCGCTACTACTTGGTGACCATCCATTTGCTCATTTACTAACTGCATTACTGAATTTGCTAACGTTTTATTATGCTCTTCAGAAGATTTTACTGTTACACGTACGTTTGGACCATCAGCCATTACTAGCGCATCTGTTACACCAAATCCCATAGAAACGATTAATTGCTCTAACACATCTTCTTGGGACATTGTTTCACGAATTGTTGCGATTTCTTCGTAAGCAGAATTGATTTCATCTGCACTAAATTCGTTTGCAGAGCCGACTTTTGTCTCTAACTCTTCGATTAAACGGCTACGCTCCATATCCATTGCAAGACGAGCAGTTTCAAACTCTTCATCTAGTTCAGTTGTTACTACATTACCACTTGTTTCTGTTGTATCAGCAGATGTTTCATCACTTTCTTCATGCTGTTCTTCTTGCTCACCTTCAGTTTTTGTTCCTTTTTCCGTACCTTCTTGTCCTTCTTCTTGTGCTACTAATGCAAGATCTCCACCAGTATTACCAGGAGGTGCTGTTACGTAATAGATTGATAGTACCGCCACTAGACTTAACATCGTTAATAACCAGACTGTTTGTTTTTTCACTAACATTATGATTCATCCCCTTTTGATTTTTTAGGCATTACTGCAACTCGGTGAATTGGTACATCTAAAGCGCTTGTAACTGATTCGATGATCCATTTTTTCACCTGTATATTATCAGCACCTTCTGCAACTACTAGGACACCTCTAATTTTTGGCATCTTCGTTTCTATTACAATAGGTTGCTCGGACTCACCGTTACGAATGATAACAATTTGTTCATCAGTAGTTTTGTCTTCAATCGTTCGATTCCCACCTTGCTTGTCTGTTTCTTTGGTTATTTGAGTCTGATGACTCTTATTCTTTTCATAAACAATTTTCTCAGACGCATCGACATTTACGACAACTTTTACTTCCCCAATACCTGTGACATCCTGGAGCGCATCCGTTAATTGATCTTCGTAATACGCTTCAAAATCACTAGTTGGAATAGTGCCTTTTTCGGATTTGGAACTAAATGTTTCTACTGGTTCTTCGGATGTTTCCTCTGGCTGTCCTTCCACAGGAACTGCTGTTTTTGGAGATATTAAATCTTGCAGGAGCATAAATCCAATCCCCACAACAGCGACCAAGATGACATAGTGGAATAAGTTTGGCTTTTTTTTGATTTCATCTTCTTGTCCATCTTTTGCTACGAATAGTTTTTCTTTCAGCCAATCTAGTGGCCCTCTACGTTCCCTCATGAGCTTGTTCCATCCCTCCTTCTACCTTTACCAATACAAGCGATGGGTCTGTTCCCCATATCTCTGCTAACATATGCTGTACCTTGTCCCATTTATTCGTATCTTCTTGAATTTTTTCTTTTTCTTCAGAGATTTGAACAGAGACTTCCATGACATTCTCAACATCTTGTACAGAATTTTCTTCGTGTACCTGAGCATCGTCATGAACTAACGTTACAGCGATAGATTCAATATGTTCGACAGTTAACGGATTAACATCTTCTGCTAGTACCTGTATATCTGTTATTTTCAACGAATGTTGATCTAACAGTTTCTCACTAGCAGCGGAAGTTAATTGGACAGCCATCTGTTCTAACATATATGCACGACTTGACGCTTGTATTTCTTTTTTTTGCTCTTCTATGGAATTTTTTATTTCTTCACTCTGTTCCATTGGAAGATTTAAGTCCCAATCTTCTGGATTACTATTTAAAAAAGAGAGGATAGGAGAAAGAATGATTGAAATTAACAATAACCCCGTGACCATTTTTGTATACTTTTTTAAATTTGAACTAGGCAAAACGAGATCTAAAATTACAGTAAGTAAAATAAAAACAATAATATTTGTTACCCAACTTGATAGCCACTCCATACACTAGCCTCCTACCTGACCATCATGGTGATGTTTCCAGCTGCAATCATGACTGTTAAGCTTAAGAAAAACATAAAAGAAACGATTGCTAAAGCAGCAAACACATAAATGATATTTTTGCTAATAACATCTAAACAACCTATGATAGGACCCCCACCTAATGGCTGTAATAAGGCAGCTGCTAATTTGTAAGCAAGCGCAATCATCAATATCTTTATTGCTGGAAAAGCAGCTATTAACAAAACAATCGCAACCCCTGCAATCCCCACTGTGTTCTTTAACAACACAGATGCTGTAATTACAGTATCTGCTGCATCAGTGAACATTCTACCGATAACAGGAATGAAGTTACCCGTAACAAATTTAGCCGTCCGAATGGTAATTCCGTCTGTAACAGCTGCTGTTGCCCCCTGTACCGATACTACTCCTAAAAATACAGTCATAAAAATCCCTAGTAACGTGATACTCCATGTTCGAAACAAACTGGCTAATTGTGTCACTTTGTGATGCTCTGACAATATACTCACAATACTTAAAAGAACAGCCATAAATAACAGTGGTAAAACTACATGTTGAATTAACAAACCGCTTGTGTTCATAAGGAAAACTAGGATTGGATGAAAAAAAGCTGCTGATATTAGACCACCAGAGGAAGCTATTAATGCTAACACAAGAGGGAGGAGGGCAAGGATAAAGCCCATCATGGATGTAATGGCATCTTTTGTATATTCAATAGCAATATAAAAACTATTAAGTGCAATAATCATTAGGACGATAAAAACAATTGCGTAGGCTATCTTGCTTATCGTTCCATTCTCAAAAGCGTTTTGAAGAGATTGCAAAAACATACTAAATATCGTTAGCATAATTAGCGTTCCAAGTAACTTCCCATTCATGAGGAACTCATGGAAAGCGAATCTAAGTAAGCCGTTAAACCATTGATCCAGAGAAAATTTCTTCTCTCCTGAGATAAAATCAATTAAACTACCCTTCTGACTTTCTGGGAGAAAACCACCATAATCAGTAATGATTTCATCCCAATAAGTGGAGAGTTCATCTAATCGTAACTTTTCTACTTGTTCTTGTATCCAAACATCTTGCACAGCTTGACTGGAATCCGCGGCAGAGGTTGTGTCATTTGCATCTGCTGTTAGTGGTAGAAAGAATAGTAGGAATAAAGTAAATAAAATAATAGGTATCCTGCGACTTACCATGACGAGGCTCCTTTCACATACCAGTTGCTTTTGGTACCATTGTCAGAACTGTTTCAATGATAATGGTTAGAATTGGGATAGCCATTGTCAAAATGAGAATTTTCGCAGCTAGTTCCACTTTTGCAGCAATTGCTCCTTGTCCAGCATCTCTAGTAATATGAGCTGCAAATTCTGCGATATATGCTATCCCAATGATTTTTAAAATCGTTTCTACGTAAATCAAATTTACATTTGCATTCACTGCAATTCGTTCAATCATGTGAATTACTGCACTAATCTGATCCATCAAAAACAAAAAAATACTTGCTCCAACAAATAAGACGAGAAGTAGTGCAAAAGTAGGCTTCTGTTCTTTAATGATGATTGCTAAGAAGGTGGCAATTAATGCTACTCCAACGATATTGAGAATACTCAAAAGCCTGTCCCTCCTTTTAACTGGTAAACAAAAACACCGACTTTATTTTGTCGAATAGTTGATTAACAACTCCTGCTACTGAAAACAAAATATATAGAAATCCAGCTAATGTAATCCATTGAGAGTATTCTTTTTTCCCCATTTGTTCTAACACTGTGCTTAAAAATGCAACTAATAAACCAATACCAGCTATTTTAAAGATTAATTCTACTTCCATTCCCATCTCCCCAATCTCCTAGATAGCAAGCTCATCTTCAAATTTTTTACATCAACAAAACAACTAACAGTAATCCTGATAAGACACCTAAACTTTTCACCATTTTTTCATATTTTTGTTGCTGATCCCTGGCCTCTTCTTCCTCTTGCTCTAAATGAGTCAATGTAAGCATAATTTGATTTTGTTGCGTATAGCGATCATGTTTTCCAAGGTTTTCTCCAAACTGTAGAAGGACTTCATACTCTCTTTGCTTCAAAGCTGTTAATTTCCATGCTTCGTCTAACCCCGATTTCCACGCTTCTTTGACGGTAGTATCGCCACTTTGCAAATTCTCTGAGAAACAATGAAATATCCATCCAATCGGTTTTGGAACTTGTGTGGAAATTCTTTTTGCTGCAACGTCTAAGTGGGTGTGTCCGAACATTATTTCTGCTTCTAACGTTTGGAGAGCGTTTTTTACCCATCGTAATTGTCGAGGTCTTTCACTTAGAGATCTAGAGAATTCAAATCCTGCCCAAGTAGTCGATAAGAGGATTAATATTGCACCAACAAGCTTCAACATATTGTTCACCCTCTATTTATGAGATCAATTGATAGTTTTTTATTTGCATATATTTCTTGTTTAAGCGGCTTACCTTGCTTATCCAATATGGAAAGAACAGCACCAGGATAGGGATTTCTTCCAACAACAATGTATCGTTCAAACGCTTCTGCTTTAAGAAGTCTATTCATTTGAGGTCTTTTCTTAATGTCTTCATATGAATTTCCATGAACTGTCGAAAGTAACGTTATTCCTGCATGCATTGCCTCTTCCATCGCGTCAATATCTTCGGTTCGCCCAACTTCATCAATGACTAATGCCCGCGGGCTCATCGAACGGATCATCATCATCATACCTTCTGCTTTTGGGCATGCATCCAAGACATCTACCTCTATACCAAAGGATAACTGTGGTACTCCAGACACAGAGCCAGCTATTTCCGATCTCTCATCTACTATTCCTACTTTCATCGGCGGCACTTCAGCATGTTTGTCACCTAGAGAAACGATGCGTGCTAGATCACGAAGAAGGGTAGTCTTCCCTGATTGAGGGGGGCCAATAATCATCGTGTGCATCCATGTTTTGTCTTCTTTCAGGAGATAATTGATGAGCTTGTTACTAACTCCTTTT is a genomic window containing:
- the spoIIIAB gene encoding stage III sporulation protein SpoIIIAB, encoding MLKLVGAILILLSTTWAGFEFSRSLSERPRQLRWVKNALQTLEAEIMFGHTHLDVAAKRISTQVPKPIGWIFHCFSENLQSGDTTVKEAWKSGLDEAWKLTALKQREYEVLLQFGENLGKHDRYTQQNQIMLTLTHLEQEEEEARDQQQKYEKMVKSLGVLSGLLLVVLLM
- the spoIIIAG gene encoding stage III sporulation protein AG — translated: MRERRGPLDWLKEKLFVAKDGQEDEIKKKPNLFHYVILVAVVGIGFMLLQDLISPKTAVPVEGQPEETSEEPVETFSSKSEKGTIPTSDFEAYYEDQLTDALQDVTGIGEVKVVVNVDASEKIVYEKNKSHQTQITKETDKQGGNRTIEDKTTDEQIVIIRNGESEQPIVIETKMPKIRGVLVVAEGADNIQVKKWIIESVTSALDVPIHRVAVMPKKSKGDES
- a CDS encoding SpoIIIAH-like family protein, coding for MLVKKQTVWLLTMLSLVAVLSIYYVTAPPGNTGGDLALVAQEEGQEGTEKGTKTEGEQEEQHEESDETSADTTETSGNVVTTELDEEFETARLAMDMERSRLIEELETKVGSANEFSADEINSAYEEIATIRETMSQEDVLEQLIVSMGFGVTDALVMADGPNVRVTVKSSEEHNKTLANSVMQLVNEQMDGHQVVAVVFQPDAE
- the spoIIIAA gene encoding stage III sporulation protein AA, with the protein product MKLITNFFPQSILSALSPLSENHWSQLEEIRLRINRPIVIHLHQTTMTLPYTVTAADADQLMQRLAKFSIYTLDEELRKGYLTIEGGHRVGFAGKVILENGEVKAIRNVSSFNIRIARETKGVSNKLINYLLKEDKTWMHTMIIGPPQSGKTTLLRDLARIVSLGDKHAEVPPMKVGIVDERSEIAGSVSGVPQLSFGIEVDVLDACPKAEGMMMMIRSMSPRALVIDEVGRTEDIDAMEEAMHAGITLLSTVHGNSYEDIKKRPQMNRLLKAEAFERYIVVGRNPYPGAVLSILDKQGKPLKQEIYANKKLSIDLINRG
- the spoIIIAC gene encoding stage III sporulation protein AC, with translation MGMEVELIFKIAGIGLLVAFLSTVLEQMGKKEYSQWITLAGFLYILFSVAGVVNQLFDKIKSVFLFTS
- the spoIIIAE gene encoding stage III sporulation protein AE, with amino-acid sequence MVSRRIPIILFTLFLLFFLPLTADANDTTSAADSSQAVQDVWIQEQVEKLRLDELSTYWDEIITDYGGFLPESQKGSLIDFISGEKKFSLDQWFNGLLRFAFHEFLMNGKLLGTLIMLTIFSMFLQSLQNAFENGTISKIAYAIVFIVLMIIALNSFYIAIEYTKDAITSMMGFILALLPLVLALIASSGGLISAAFFHPILVFLMNTSGLLIQHVVLPLLFMAVLLSIVSILSEHHKVTQLASLFRTWSITLLGIFMTVFLGVVSVQGATAAVTDGITIRTAKFVTGNFIPVIGRMFTDAADTVITASVLLKNTVGIAGVAIVLLIAAFPAIKILMIALAYKLAAALLQPLGGGPIIGCLDVISKNIIYVFAALAIVSFMFFLSLTVMIAAGNITMMVR
- a CDS encoding Asp23/Gls24 family envelope stress response protein, yielding MAETNHVLDIGHDKNSLGKVEIAPEVIEVIAGIAASEIEGVAQMRGNFAAGVVERLGKKNHGKGVKVELTEDGISIDVYCSMMFGVSIPTVAQKIQDNVRQALSNMTALEATEVNVHVVGVQFENQKIEPQEIDSI
- the accB gene encoding acetyl-CoA carboxylase biotin carboxyl carrier protein, with product MLKIQEIREMIKLIDESTIHEFELEQNGTSIKMKKVNGAVQVAENPAPVQVSAPTAVPQTTSQVAPTQEKSVAALEKVAVEPVNEKVENLQYVTSPMVGTFYQASSPDTPPYVQAGSKVTKDSVVCIVEAMKLFNEIEAEVEGEIVEVLVKDGQLVEYGQQLFSVRPI
- the spoIIIAF gene encoding stage III sporulation protein AF — translated: MEWLSSWVTNIIVFILLTVILDLVLPSSNLKKYTKMVTGLLLISIILSPILSFLNSNPEDWDLNLPMEQSEEIKNSIEEQKKEIQASSRAYMLEQMAVQLTSAASEKLLDQHSLKITDIQVLAEDVNPLTVEHIESIAVTLVHDDAQVHEENSVQDVENVMEVSVQISEEKEKIQEDTNKWDKVQHMLAEIWGTDPSLVLVKVEGGMEQAHEGT
- the accC gene encoding acetyl-CoA carboxylase biotin carboxylase subunit; the encoded protein is MIRKVLIANRGEIAVRIIRACRELGIESVAVFSEADRDALHVQLADEAYCIGPKASKDSYLNTTNIISVAKLTDCDAIHPGYGFLAENADFAEICRDCNITFIGPSPEAITKMGTKDIARETMKEAGVPIVPGSTGLVQDVDDAKRIAERIGYPVIIKATAGGGGKGIRVARTETELEKGMKVTQQEAMTSFGNPGLYLEKYIEDFRHVEIQVLADNFGNAIHLGERDCSIQRRLQKLLEETPSPAITPKKRAEMGDAAVKAAKAVAYSGAGTVEFIYDHRESTFYFMEMNTRIQVEHPVTEMVTGVDLIKEQIRVASNIPLSMKQDDVTFTGWSIECRINAENPEKNFMPSAGKIDLYLPPGGLGVRVDSAAYPGYTIPPYYDSMIAKVITYGDTREEAIARMKRALGEFVIEGVHTTIPFHLRLLEHEVFVEGDFNTKFLETYDVMKSN
- the spoIIIAD gene encoding stage III sporulation protein AD, which translates into the protein MSILNIVGVALIATFLAIIIKEQKPTFALLLVLFVGASIFLFLMDQISAVIHMIERIAVNANVNLIYVETILKIIGIAYIAEFAAHITRDAGQGAIAAKVELAAKILILTMAIPILTIIIETVLTMVPKATGM